The Solea senegalensis isolate Sse05_10M unplaced genomic scaffold, IFAPA_SoseM_1 scf7180000013353, whole genome shotgun sequence genome includes the window CAGCGCTGCGTTTGATGCCACCAGGACGTCAGTTTTAGTGAAGACGTTCTTGAAGACCCTCAGATGTTCCTCCAGGCCTCTCTTCAGCCACGTCACCTCCTCCTGCAGTTTGGACAGCACCTCCCTCTCCGTGGAGGAGCTGGGACAGGGACAGGGTTTGTCCTCCAGCTGCTTCACCTTCAGCTCCAGGTCCTGCATCATCTTTTCCAGGTTCCACAGATCACTGCCGTCTCCCTCATGCTCCGGACGCCTCTCGTCAGGGCGCAGGAAGAGCTGCTGCTCCCGGGCTGCTTCTCCGCTGTTGCTCCTCCTCATACCACCAGGACTCTTGTCatcggggaggaggagggaggaggagaaggagggttGGTCAGCAGATGGCACCTCCTCCCAGACTCCTGTGAACAGAAGCAGTCGTGTATTTAGTgagtctcagcagcagggggcactcaCAGCACTAATGGAAGtacctgctctgctgctcagcAGTGACGTGATGCTCAGGCTGTGTCCTCTCAGTTCCTCCTGCAGGTTCTTCAGCTGCTCCTTCAGGGCTGGGATGGACTGGGCCTCCTGGTCCTGGACCGGCCACTCCAGGAACTCCAGCACCTCTTCGCCCAGGAGAAGCTCCAGCACGTCGCTGTGTCTGATGGCGTCTTTGAGCATAGAGTCGAAGGGCGCGGACAGTTTGTGCAGGTCCTTTCTCAGCTGCTCGTTGCTCCGCTTCAGAACGCTCACCTCGGCCACGCTGAGGCTCAGCGAGCTGCTCAGCTGCCTCACAGTCTGGTTCAGAGTCTGGCTCAGAGTCCGGCTCCTGGTCTGCTCCAACACCACAGACTCCTTCACCTACAGGGTCAGGGTTAGAGAGAgggcgtgagtgagtgagtgactgagtgactgagtgactgtgtgtttgtctgtgtgtgtctgtgtgtctgactgtgtgtgtgtgtgtctgtgtgtgtgactgtggagtgtgtgtgactgtctgtgtgtctgactgtgtgtgtgtgtgtctgtgtgtgactgtcttgtgtgtgactgtctgtgtgtgtgactgtcgcgtgtgtgtgtgtgactgcgtGTGGAGTGactatgcgtgtgtgtgtgtgtctgtgtgagagtctgtgtgtgagtgtgtgtgtgtgttttcataccAGCTGAAGACCACGTTGAAGCGCTTCTACCGCCGGCTCCCAGTCATTGGCCCCGTCCCACTGCTCCACCCCTCTGTCATCATCTGCTTCCAGGGCTAATCTGTTCTCATTGGCCAGGGCTGTCACATTGGCCACGCCCCTCTCCAGCTGAACTACGGCGGCGGTCAGTGCCTTGCAGTCACAGTCCGGGGCAGAGTGGTTGCGGTAGAGGGCGGTGAACAGGTAATCCATGTCCACGTCCACCTCCTGCAggtgctgagtcatgtttcgTGTCAGCTCGTCCACCTTCTTCAGGACGCCCACCTTAGCGTCCTCCACCTCCAGACCCGTCTCCATGAACAGGACCTGACTGCGACGAGCAGTCTGGTTGATCAGCTTCTCCAGATCCTTCAGGTCAAACCTGAGTCTCTGGACGTTTCCTGAGGTCACGTCCACGTCCTCCGTCAGCCCGCCCACCTgcaccagccaatcacagagcagcattTAGTCACGAGAACATGAAgagactttgtgtttttagaagaaggacagaggtcacaggtcacttcattacatactgtacctaataaagtgaccagtgacatgaacatgaactgTCCTTTTAAAACAGGAGGCCTAAGTTCCGCCCACCTTGACTGTGTTGTTGACCACCATGTTGTCCAGACGCTTGATGGCCTCCCACAGTGTGGACGAGTCTGTGGGCGGCAGTGGGCGGAGCatggagggagggggagcgGCGTGGGGCTCCAGTTCCGCCTCTGTGGTCTGGTCCTGGTTGACCTTCAGATCCATGGCCTGCAGGCTGAtctggggtcagaggtcagagagaatgttaatgttcatttatataCACTTCTGTGATAGAGAgatgttgacctctgacctgcagcaTCTTCTGCTGACGTTTCAGCTTCACATCCATGTCCATCTTGAAGCTGGTGAGGTTGTAGTGCAGCATTGCATGCTGGGAGTGTAGTCTGCTGTCCGTGTCCAACCTGTGTGTCTCCAGCTGTGCCTGGACCTCCCTGATGTGCTTGTACACCTCGTCCAGTTTGGCGTCTAATATCTGCTCTGCTTCCTTGTTGTGCTTGAGCGCCTCCGTCGTCCCCACCTGCAGCTGAAGCTCCGCCCCCGGCCACCCGCTCCTCAGCTGCAGCACCTCCTGGGCGAGGTCGTCCACCTGTCGCGTCAGGTGCTCCAGCGAGCGGTTGAAGTTGTGGAGGAGCGGATGCAGCTGGGACATGAGCAGAGCCATCATGTCAGGGACAGGGAGAGCAGCAGGGACTTCTGGGTAATGGTGGGCGGCGGCATCGTCCTCATCTGCAGGTGAGGCAAGTTACAAACtactctgacctttgacctttaacgtgcatgtgtgtcagtgtgtgtgtgtgtttgtgactgtgtgtgtgtgggcttcaatagtgtgtgtgactgtgtgtttgtctgtgtgtgtgtgtgactgtgtgtgtgactgtgtgtgtgactgtgtgtgtgtgtgactgtctgtgtgtctgtgtgtgtgtgactgtgtgtgtgtgtgtgtttgtgactgtctgtgtgggctgtgtgtgtgactgtctgtgtctgtgtgtgactgtgtgtgtgtgggtgtgtgactgtgtgtgtgtgtgactgtgtgtgtgtgtgtttgtgactgtcaTGTGTGAAGCTTTAtctgtatgtgtctgtaatgtgactgtgtatggCTTTGTAGTAATggtatctgtgtatgtgtgtatttaatgtgtaatgactgtgtgttttgtatgtgtgtgtgtctattattgtgactgtgtgtctttgatgtgtgtgtgtgttctctgtgtgtgactgtttgtgtgtgtgactgtgtgtgtttgtgactgtgtgtgactgtctgtgtctgtgtgtgactgtgtgcgtgtgtgtgtgactgtgcgtgtgtgactgtgtgtgtggctgtgtgtgtttgtgtgtgactgtgtgtgtgtttgtgactgtgtgtgtgacatctgtgtgtctgtgtgtgtgactgtgtgagtgtaaTGTGACTGtcgtgtgtgactgtgtgtgtgtgtgtgactgtgtgtgtttgtgactgtgtgtgtgtgtttgtgactgtgtgtgtgactctctgtgtgtctgtattgtgactgtgtgtagtaattagtttgtctgtgtgtatgcgtgtattgtgactgtgtgtgtgtggactgtgtttgtgtgtggctgtgtgtgtgtgtttgtgactgtgtgtgtgtgactgtctcgtgtgtgtgtgactgtgtgtgggtgtgtgactGTTGGGTGTGTGTCAGTCATGACAGTGCATTattaatgactgtgtgtgtgtgtgactgtgcgtgtgtgactgtgtgtctgtatgtgtgtgtgtgtgtgtgtgtgtgtgtgtgtatgtgtgtgtctgtgtgtgtgtgtgtgtgtatgtgtcttttCAAGTGTCTTTTTCAGGTTCATCCTCTGGGAAATATGAATTtttactgtgttaaaaaaagacaaaagcttttcacacacgcacacacacacacacacacatatataataacCTGTAGTCCTCTGAGACATGGCCCCGCCCTCTGGGCAACAGGGACACAGAGCTGTCTTTGTCctctgaaaacaggaagtgttgatgttgatgctgGTGACGCGTGGCACAGTGGAGCTGGTTCTCAGCCTCTGGTTCCAGGAGATAACAtgagatttcactgtttgtggCTGTTAGTTcagccaaaacacacagagaccacAAGAGTCCACAAGAGACCCTGTGTCCTCTTGTGTCCTCTTGTGTCCTCTTGTGTCTTCTGTGTCgtcctgtgtcctcctctgtgttgTCCTTTGTCCTCTTGTGTCACAGTGAGTCCAtttgagtgttgtttgttttttctcagtgtttgagtgTAAAAACTGTGGTGATGTTAACCAGGTTACTGGTTAGAAACTAGTCTCTTActcaccactctctctctctctctctctctctctctctctctctctctctctcacatacacacacacacacactttcctgtATGGGCAGCAAGGTGAGGTCCGCGCGAAGGCACTATGGATTTGAGGACCATCATTTCTGCTATGCttagagataaaaaaaaggctaaatgTCCACACAACATAACGCCCTGACATCAGTTtcctcttcagcttcttaaaaaatttaatttggaaaagtcacgttaaatcagtATCACCATTGGGAGGACAGCTAGAGGTACATTagcaacatacacacacacacactcacacaaacactcactccctacaaacactcactttcactcacacacacacacacaaaacacaacactcactcccactcacacacacacacacacacacacacacacacacacacacctacctacctagcttctacacacaccccacacacacacaagcctcactcacacacacacacacacacactcacacaaacatcactcactcacacaaacactctgctcactcacacacacacacacacaaaagcccacaaacactcactcacacacacacacacaaacactcctcacacacacacacacacacacacacacagctttttaaatcacagagaaaatgtgttgttttaatgtcataaaCAGCAGAATGTTCTACGCTAAAGGAACTCACTGCTCAGTGAGTCAAGGTCTAAGGAGCACTGTGGGAAGCTCAAGCttatacacactcactcactcccgacacactcactcacacacacacacacacaaaacacaaacactctcctcacacacactctcacacacacacacacacacacacacaaacactcactcacacacacacacacactcactcacacacaccaacgtccacagagaaaatgtgttgttttaatgtcataaaCAGCAGAATGTTCCTTTAAAGGAACTCACTGCTcagtgaggtcaaaggtcagggagCACTGTGGGAAACTCagcttatacacacacacacatccacacattttCCTCCACAGGAAatcctttctctcttttgttatccatactttgtgtgtgtgtgtgtgtgtgtgtgtgtgagtccactAGAAAGAGAAGGACtcgtgtgacctttgacctataCTCACGTGGTTGATGGTGGCGTCCATGGTGTTGGTTCAACATATCAGCGCCCTGGTGGGTGTGGCCTGTGACTGGGgcagtgtgtgtggttgtgtgctCGTTGTGCTGATCCTGGACGtctgaaacacaatgacatcatactttatcatcagcagcaggtcaaaggtcagtctgTAACAGGAACAAAGagagtgacaggaagtgagacgGTGTGGTGGCTGATGGGAAGTTTCTTTTATTCCACTTCATTATTAAACTTAAGTGACCTCTTGACCTTTAATGTGGACCACGCCCAGAGGTGGAGCTAGAGGGGGCCGGGGTAGCACTGGACCCCCATGAAATCTGATTGGACCTTGTCAAAAGGAGCCAGTTGCTTTTTGAAATCAGTGACTACTGACTGCTAAGTCCCTCCTGTGCACTAGTTGGCGCTATGTACCACAAAGAATTGTAATCTACATttattaggagaagaagaagaatcgcCACAGAAGAAGTTTATCGTTGCTGGAGGAGTTCGTTGAGCCAGGAGAACAGGACAGAGGATCAACACATGACACAACGGTATACGTTACTGAGATGTTTGTATACATTAcataaatctgaaaataaaatctattaaaaaCGTAACATGGCGATGGTAGTCAGCCTGTCAACAAGCTGAAAAGTTTGAATATTAAACTTACATCTACAGTGTTCTATGTCTCCTGACATTTGTTAGGCTTGAAGTGGGGACTTCACAACATTGTGCAATTATAAGTGATGCTAGGGGTAACAAGACtggtaactgtgtgtgagtgtgtaactgtctgtgtgagtgtgtaactgtgtgtgagtgagtaactgtgtgtgagagtgtgtaactgtgtgtgtgagtgtataactgtgtgtgagtagtaactgtgtgtgagtgtataatgtgtgtaactgtgtgtgagtaactgtgtgtgagtgagtaactgtgtgtggtgagagtgtgtgaggtgtgtaactgtgtgtgtgagtgtataactgtgtgtgagtgagtgtgagtaactgtgtgtgagtaactgtgtgtgagtgtataactgtgtgagtgtgtgtaactgtgtgtgagtaactgtgtgtga containing:
- the LOC122760283 gene encoding multimerin-2-like isoform X2, yielding MSQRTTDEDDAAAHHYPEVPAALPVPDMMALLMSQLHPLLHNFNRSLEHLTRQVDDLAQEVLQLRSGWPGAELQLQVGTTEALKHNKEAEQILDAKLDEVYKHIREVQAQLETHRLDTDSRLHSQHAMLHYNLTSFKMDMDVKLKRQQKMLQISLQAMDLKVNQDQTTEAELEPHAAPPPSMLRPLPPTDSSTLWEAIKRLDNMVVNNTVKVGGLTEDVDVTSGNVQRLRFDLKDLEKLINQTARRSQVLFMETGLEVEDAKVGVLKKVDELTRNMTQHLQEVDVDMDYLFTALYRNHSAPDCDCKALTAAVVQLERGVANVTALANENRLALEADDDRGVEQWDGANDWEPAVEALQRGLQLVKESVVLEQTRSRTLSQTLNQTVRQLSSSLSLSVAEVSVLKRSNEQLRKDLHKLSAPFDSMLKDAIRHSDVLELLLGEEVLEFLEWPVQDQEAQSIPALKEQLKNLQEELRGHSLSITSLLSSRAGVWEEVPSADQPSFSSSLLLPDDKSPGGMRRSNSGEAAREQQLFLRPDERRPEHEGDGSDLWNLEKMMQDLELKVKQLEDKPCPCPSSSTEREVLSKLQEEVTWLKRGLEEHLRVFKNVFTKTDVLVASNAALDLDQVWQLVKNQKTKKERKRGGARGGGEEPGRRGNHRNRRDLPGGALVSEDSVMFVASLRISNSAVTFDTSLNPGHFHSDTGTFTAPVDGVYVFILTFNLKSGSAPIVLRKVGGVSVSLNRQNVTAAGGPATSVALLRLRKGEEIWLELRGGAWADSEDNVFTGLLLHRTT
- the LOC122760283 gene encoding multimerin-2-like isoform X1, with protein sequence MLNQHHGRHHQPHEDDAAAHHYPEVPAALPVPDMMALLMSQLHPLLHNFNRSLEHLTRQVDDLAQEVLQLRSGWPGAELQLQVGTTEALKHNKEAEQILDAKLDEVYKHIREVQAQLETHRLDTDSRLHSQHAMLHYNLTSFKMDMDVKLKRQQKMLQISLQAMDLKVNQDQTTEAELEPHAAPPPSMLRPLPPTDSSTLWEAIKRLDNMVVNNTVKVGGLTEDVDVTSGNVQRLRFDLKDLEKLINQTARRSQVLFMETGLEVEDAKVGVLKKVDELTRNMTQHLQEVDVDMDYLFTALYRNHSAPDCDCKALTAAVVQLERGVANVTALANENRLALEADDDRGVEQWDGANDWEPAVEALQRGLQLVKESVVLEQTRSRTLSQTLNQTVRQLSSSLSLSVAEVSVLKRSNEQLRKDLHKLSAPFDSMLKDAIRHSDVLELLLGEEVLEFLEWPVQDQEAQSIPALKEQLKNLQEELRGHSLSITSLLSSRAGVWEEVPSADQPSFSSSLLLPDDKSPGGMRRSNSGEAAREQQLFLRPDERRPEHEGDGSDLWNLEKMMQDLELKVKQLEDKPCPCPSSSTEREVLSKLQEEVTWLKRGLEEHLRVFKNVFTKTDVLVASNAALDLDQVWQLVKNQKTKKERKRGGARGGGEEPGRRGNHRNRRDLPGGALVSEDSVMFVASLRISNSAVTFDTSLNPGHFHSDTGTFTAPVDGVYVFILTFNLKSGSAPIVLRKVGGVSVSLNRQNVTAAGGPATSVALLRLRKGEEIWLELRGGAWADSEDNVFTGLLLHRTT